In Nicotiana tabacum cultivar K326 chromosome 17, ASM71507v2, whole genome shotgun sequence, one DNA window encodes the following:
- the LOC107807919 gene encoding hypersensitive-induced response protein 1-like: MGNLLGCVQVDQSTVAIKERFGKFNDVLEPGCHFLPWCIGSQIAGYLTLRLQQLDVRCETKSKDNVFVTVVASIQYRALADKATDAFYKLSNTRSQIQAYVFDVIRASVPKLNLDDVFEQKNQIAKAVEDELEKAMSAYGYEIVQTLIVDIEPDEHVKRAMNEINAAARMRVAANEKAEAEKIVQIKRAEGDAEAKYLAGLGVARQRQAIVDGLRDSVLGFSSNVPGTSAKDVLDMVLITQYFDTMKEIGATSKSSAVFIPHGPGAVSDIAGQIRHGLLQGSTVQQQNLV, translated from the exons ATGGGGAATTTGCTTGGCTGTGTACAAGTGGACCAATCCACTGTGGCTATAAAGGAGAGATTTGGCAAGTTTAATGATGTGCTTGAGCCTGGATGTCATTTCTTGCCATGGTGTATAGGCAGCCAGATTGCTGGATACCTTACTTTAAGGTTGCAGCAGCTTGATGTGCGATGCGAGACAAAGTCAAAG GATAATGTATTTGTAACTGTTGTTGCTTCAATTCAATATCGTGCTCTGGCTGATAAAGCTACTGATGCTTTTTACAAGCTTAGTAATACTCGATCCCAGATTCAAGCCTATGTGTTTGATG TTATCAGAGCTAGTGTTCCAAAGCTAAATCTGGATGATGTCTTTGAGCAGAAGAATCAAATTGCTAAGGCAGTGGAGGATGAACTTGAAAAG GCAATGTCTGCTTATGGATATGAGATTGTTCAGACACTCATAGTTGATATAGAGCCAGATGAACATGTCAAGCGAGCTATGAATGAAATCAATGCAG CTGCAAGAATGAGAGTAGCTGCCAATGAGAAAGCAGAAGCTGAAAAAATTGTCCAGATTAAACGAGCTGAGGGTGATGCTGAGGCTAAGTACCTGGCGGGGCTTGGGGTTGCTAGACAACGCCAGGCCATTGTGGATGGTTTAAGGGACAGTGTTCTCGGCTTCTCAAGTAATGTCCCAGGAACGAGTGCCAAGGACGTCTTGGACATGGTCCTCATCACTCAATATTTTGACACCATGAAGGAAATTGGCGCCACATCTAAATCCTCAGCAGTCTTTATCCCACATGGACCTGGAGCTGTTAGTGACATTGCAGGGCAGATTCGACATGGATTGCTCCAAGGTTCAACTGTCCAGCAACAAAATCTTGTATAA
- the LOC107807918 gene encoding uncharacterized protein LOC107807918, protein MNLVSQRFILRVGFASQTSSNLKGSYPCSISTRGRRRFSAITFSLAAPKAGEELLVVVGGGAAGIYGAIRAKTLAPHLKVVVFEKAKPLSKVKISGGGRCNVTHGHCPDNKILAENYPRGHKEFRGSFFRIHGPMDTMSWFTDHGVALKIEEDGRVFPTSDNSSTIIDCLMSEAKRSGVLLQTGKVVTGASSTADGKFAVKLEKRSLDYVEHVEADYLLIASGSSKQGYNLATQLGHSIVEPVPSLFTFKIDDSKLAELSGVAFPKVKAKLHLEGIQKNIPQLTQVGPMLVTHWGLSGPVVLRLSAWGARYLSSSDYKGTLCVDFTPDLHIEDLKSALTRHKSQFLRQKVLNSYPSEFALVKRFWKYILDREGICGDMLWSSISNNMLFSVASLLKDCAFSVKGKGQFKDEFVTAGGVPLSEIYLDTMGSRIHSHLYFAGEVLNVDGITGGFNFQNAWTGGYIAGTSIGNLAGDRCYMTE, encoded by the exons ATGAATTTGGTATCCCAGCGATTCATTCTTCGTGTTGGATTTGCTTCTCAAACTTCAAGCAATCTCAAAGGAAGCTATCCCTGTTCAATCTCTACCCGTGGACGAAGAAGGTTCAGTGCAATTACTTTCTCCTTAGCTGCTCCAAAG GCAGGTGAAGAGCTTTTAGTAGTAGTAGGGGGCGGAGCAGCTGGAATTTACGGTGCTATAAGGGCCAAGACTCTCGCTCCTCATCTTAAAGTTGTTGTTTTTGAAAAAGCCAAACCTTTATCAAAG GTTAAAATCTCTGGAGGGGGTCGCTGCAATGTGACTCATGGGCATTGTCCTGACAATAag ATTCTGGCAGAAAACTATCCAAGGGGTCATAAGGAATTCCGAGGCTCCTTTTTCCGTATTCATGGTCCAATGGATACAATGTCCTGGTTCACAGATCATGGCGTGGCATTGAAA ATTGAGGAAGACGGAAGGGTCTTCCCCACCAGTGATAATTCATCTACTATAATTGATTGCCTCATGTCCGAGGCAAAGAGGAGCGGAG TCTTGTTGCAGACAGGAAAAGTTGTTACTGGTGCATCTTCCACTGCTGATGGCAAGTTTGCAGTTAAGCTTGAGAAACGTAGCCTTGATTATGTGGAGCACGTTGAAGCTGATTATCTACTAATTGCTAGTGGGAGTAGTAAGCAG GGTTACAATCTTGCCACTCAACTTGGTCATTCTATTGTGGAACCTGTTCCAAGCCTGTTCACTTTCAAGATTGATGACTCGAAGTTAGCAGAATTGTCTGGT GTTGCATTTCCAAAAGTAAAAGCAAAATTACACTTGGAAGGCATCCAGAAGAATATACCACAGCTTACTCAG GTAGGGCCCATGCTAGTGACACATTGGGGACTCAGTGGGCCTGTGGTTCTTAGGCTATCTGCTTGGGGCGCACGTTATCTATCCAGTTCAGACTACAAGG GTACTCTTTGTGTGGATTTTACTCCTGATCTCCATATTGAGGATCTAAAGTCTGCACTCACTCGTCACAAGAGTCAGTTTTTG AGGCAGAAGGTGCTGAATTCTTATCCTTCTGAATTTGCGCTTGTGAAAAGATTTTGGAAGTATATATTAGATCGTGAG GGCATATGCGGAGACATGCTGTGGTCTTCCATTTCCAATAATATGTTATTCTCTGTCGCTTCTTTGTTAAAAGATTGTGCATTTAGCGTGAAGGGAAAG GGCCAATTTAAGGATGAGTTTGTCACAGCTGGAGGTGTTCCACTTTCGGAG atctaccttgatacAATGGGGAGCAGGATCCATTCACATCTCTACTTTGCTGGAGAG GTACTCAATGTTGATGGTATTACTGGTGGCTTCAATTTTCAG AATGCTTGGACAGGGGGATATATTGCGGGAACAAGTATTGGTAACCTTGCTGGAGATAGATGCTATATGACAGAGTAA